In Drosophila bipectinata strain 14024-0381.07 chromosome 2R, DbipHiC1v2, whole genome shotgun sequence, one genomic interval encodes:
- the stj gene encoding voltage-dependent calcium channel subunit alpha-2/delta-3 isoform X4 codes for MAWPTRTRTVAHWWRLCMGLLSIVVWLVPCVNLQPAENINYNLVHSWADKLGMELFHLGDFITRRKEVQESFKEAKVVSRNGASIVDSMAKEIEMMMDLKVSAVRRIMDTAENTALSHQNDLADKMFSYYNAKEMLEPGDPFPPIPTPAPDMDKDIGEPLIYVQPKVVVLEKRPEFHNTPVNFSVSSVHVPVNVFDRAPDVIKAIQWSENLDQIFRDNYKNDPTLSWQFFGSSTGFMRQFPASKWNKDVPVDLYDCRLRSWYMEAATSPKDIVILMDGSGSMLGQRLDIAKHVVNTILDTLGTNDFVNIFTFAKEVSPVVTCFEDSLIQANLDNIRELKEGIESFKPKSIANYTAALTFAFELLEETKSSSRGAQCNQAIMVIGDGAPENNKAVFELHNWRDPPYKPVRVFTYLIGKEVANWDDIRWMACENQGYYVHLSDTAEVREMVLNYIPVMARPLVLGRHDHPVIWSQVYADIEDTKLSDYLWEIKQCEEQKADVLEYWQVQDRMLEPSEMHRREYRRMKETWNQPVDSNVYQFMTTVSMPIYDRRENATRIANILGVAGTDVPINDIKKLLSPFMLGVNGYAFIVTNNGYILFHPDFRPIFQGYILKPSYNSVDMIEVELLDDDRPARDFNPVLLTIRDSIINQSTGSKWMLVKNHFDEMKRVNRIKRQYYWTAIKKTPFTLVISYPEQYGVSRMDIRTEQEIHRVNIKGTNIRSFFDGKRWKIHPDWLFCKHSNRTFKTPEIELLYFLERMSEPGWRWPGSRSAMPPEHAAAMFSNNSSTGRYPSINEKESYYCDRQLMQALVFDARVTGWFSNKTSWHSKDEKGTSASSPIAVLMGLLPRNEFKQRFGVTLAFLATHSGLTRWHEFHSNGLEDTRIGEAFSQNNTRAIDEIWYKRAVDQHFVREESFVYSVPFDAGESKSEILVTASHAIFHNEGGKAAPAAVVGFQFQHSALYKLFHNITGNACAMDDKDCYILDNNGYVVISTRVHETGRFFGEVNGAIMKRLLEENVYKRVIVYDYQAVCFKSKNDNNASSMLLSPFVHVLRLGKWLLHTALWYIVQLMQWAPGVSAHFADMHGDLNGTEPRPPPEHHERNGHGNGKKKNDDTWLRYLTLHRTRLKTCDMQRELYTLFNEKDNVVYNMTAHACERPFVVLPIPNSNLILLVIDQLCPRDASLILTVNPQTIDYHLPVNDSLACFKQASEFNRVRPQSCISRHANESAIKLCGKGCAVYANLGLLLLCHILSRWL; via the exons ATGGCCTGgccgacgaggacgaggacagTAGCCCACTGGTGGCGCCTCTGCATGGGCCTTCTCTCCATCGTGGTCTGGCTGGTGCCGTGCGTCAACCTGCAGCCAGCCGAGAACATCAACTACAATCT CGTTCATTCTTGGGCCGACAAACTGGGCATGGAGCTGTTTCATCTGGGCGATTTCATCACGAGGCGCAAGGAGGTGCAAGAG AGCTTCAAGGAAGCCAAAGTTGTCTCCCGAAATGGCGCCTCCATAGTGGACTCCATGGCCAAGGAAATAGAAATGATGATGGATCTCAAAGTCAGCGCCGTGCGG CGCATTATGGATACCGCCGAGAATACGGCTCTGTCGCATCAAAACGATTTGGCGGACAAGATGTTCTCCTACTACAACGCCAAGGAGATGCTGGAGCCCGGCGATCCCTTTCCACCCATTCCCACCCCGGCGCCCGACATGGACAAGGACATTGGTGAACCCCTGATCTACGTCCAGCCAAAGGTGGTGGTCCTGGAGAAACGGCCGGAGTTCCACAACACGCCCGTTAACTTCAGCGTCAGCTCGGTCCACGTGCCGGTGAATGTGTTCGATCGAG CACCGGATGTGATAAAAGCAATTCAGTGGTCGGAGAATTTGGATCAGATATTCCGTGACAATTACAAGAACGATCCGACATTGTCGTGGCAATTCTTTGGCAGTTCGACTGGCTTTATGCGTCAATTCCCTGCATCGAAGTGGAACAAGGACGTACCGGTTGATCTGTACGATTGCCGACTACGATCTTGGTACATGGAGGCGGCGACGAGTCCGAAGGATATTGTTATCCTGATGGATGGATCCGGTTCAATGTTGGGACAGAGGCTAGATATCGCAAAGCATGTTGTTAATACGATACTCGATACATTAGGTACAAATGACTTTGTGAACATCTTCACCTTTGCTAAGGAAGTGAGCCCAGTGGTCACATGTTTCGAGGATTCACTGATTCAA GCGAATCTGGACAACATACGTGAACTGAAAGAAGGGATTGAATCGTTTAAACCCAAATCGATCGCCAATTACACCGCTGCATTGACATTCGCTTTCGAGTTGTTGGAAGAGACCAAGTCGTCTTCGCGCGGGGCGCAGTGCAATCAGGCGATCATGGTCATTGGCGACGGGGCGCCGGAGAATAATAAGGCGGTCTTCGAGCTGCACAACTGGCGGGATCCGCCATACAAGCCGGTGCGTGTGTTCACCTACCTGATCGGCAAGGAGGTGGCCAATTGGGATGATATACGGTGGATGGCGTGCGAGAATCAGGGCTACTATGTCCACCTCAGCGACACCGCCGAGGTGCGCGAGATGGTCTTAAACTACATACCGGTGATGGCCAGGCCATTGGTATTGGGTAGGCACGATCATCCGGTCATTTGGTCGCAGGTCTATGCGGATATCGAG GACACCAAGCTATCCGACTACCTGTGGGAGATCAAGCAGTGCGAGGAGCAGAAGGCCGATGTCCTGGAGTACTGGCAGGTGCAGGACAGGATGCTGGAGCCCAGCGAGATGCACCGCCGCGAGTACCGGCGCATGAAGGAG ACCTGGAACCAGCCCGTGGACTCGAATGTTTACCAGTTTATGACCACCGTCTCGATGCCCATTTACGATCGACGCGAGAATGCG ACAAGAATTGCGAATATCCTGGGCGTGGCAGGCACCGATGTGCCCATCAATGATATTAAAAAGTTGCTATCGCCATTTATG CTTGGCGTGAATGGCTATGCGTTTATAGTAACCAACAATGGTTATATACTATTCCATCCAGACTTTCGTCCAATT TTCCAAGGTTACATATTAAAACCATCATACAATAGCGTTGACATGATTGAAGTCGAACTATTGGATGACGATAGACCCGCCAGAGACTTTAATCCAGTGCTGTTGAcg atAAGAGATTCCATAATCAATCAATCGACAGGCAGCAAGTGGATGTTGGTCAAAAATCATTTCGATGAAATG aaaCGGGTGAATCGCATTAAGCGGCAGTATTACTGGACAGCCATCAAAAAGACACCTTTTACTTTGGTCATCTCATACCCAGAGCAGTACGGAGTAAGCCGCATGGACATAAGAACCGAACAGGAGATCCATAGAGTTAACATCAAGGGCACAAATATACGCAGCTTCTTTGATGGCAAGCGCTGGAAAATACATCCCGATTG gcTATTCTGTAAGCACAGCAACCGGACATTTAAAACGCCAGAGATTGAACTCTTGTACTTTCTCGAGCGTATGTCCGAGCCTGGCTGGCGGTGGCCGGGAAGTCGAAGCGCTATGCCCCCGGAGCACGCAGCTGCCATGTTCT CTAACAACTCATCAACTGGCCGCTATCCATCAATCAATGAAAAAGAAAGCTACTATT GTGATCGGCAGCTGATGCAAGCCTTGGTGTTCGATGCCCGAGTCACCGGGTGGTTCTCCAACAAAACCAGCTGGCACTCCAAGGACGAAAAGGG CACAAGCGCATCAAGCCCAATAGCTGTTCTAATGGGTTTGCTGCCAAG GAACGAATTCAAGCAGCGCTTCGGCGTCACTTTGGCCTTCTTGGCCACCCACAGTGGCCTCACCCGCTGGCACGAGTTCCATTCGAACGGCCTCGAGGATACTAGAATTGG GGAGGCGTTTAGTCAGAACAACACGCGAGCCATCGATGAGATTTGGTACAAACGAGCCGTGGACCAACATTTTGTACGAGAAGAGAGCTTTGTTTACTCGGTGCCTTTCGATGCGGGTG AAAGCAAATCAGAGATTCTAGTAACCGCCAGTCATGCCATTTTCCATAACGAGGGCGGCAAGGCAGCTCCAGCCGCGGTGGTTGGCTTCCAATTCCAGCACTCGGCTCTCTACAAGCTCTTCCACAACATCACCGGCAAT GCCTGTGCTATGGACGACAAAGACTGTTATATTTTGGACAACAATGGCTACGTGGTCATCTCCACCCGGGTCCATGAGACGGGACGATTCTTCGGCGAGGTCAATGGAGCCATCATGAAGCGGCTGCTGGAGGAGAATGTGTACAAGCGGGTGATTGTCTACGACTACCAGGCCGTGTGCTTCAAGTCGAAGAACGACAACAATGCATCCAGCATGTTGCTATCG CCTTTCGTCCATGTTCTGCGTCTGGGCAAATGGCTGCTGCATACGGCGCTGTGGTATATTGTGCAACTAATGCAATGGGCGCCCGGGGTGTCCGCCCATTTTGCCGATATGCACGGCGACTTGAACGGCACCGAGCCGAGACCGCCGCCAGAGCACCACGAGAGGAATGGCCATGGGAACGGGAAGAAGAAGAATGATGACACCTGGCTGCGGTATCTGACACTGCACCGCACCAGGCTAAAAACGTGCGACATGCAGCGCGAACTGTACACCCTCTTCAATGAGAAGGACAACGTTGTCTACAATATGACAGCGCACGCATGCGAGCGGCCATTTGTTGTCCTGCCCATACCGAACAGCAATCTCATCCTGCTGGTAATTGACCAGCTGTGTCCGCGGGACGCCTCCCTCATCCTCACGGTGAATCCCCAGACGATCGACTACCACCTGCCGGTCAACGATTCCTTGGCTTGCTTCAAGCAGGCCAGCGAGTTCAATCGCGTGcggccccagagctgtattaGCCGGCATGCGAAC GAGAGCGCCATCAAGCTGTGCGGCAAGGGATGCGCCGTGTACGCGAACCTGGGCCTGCTGCTACTCTGCCACATACTGAGTCGCTGGCTGTAA
- the stj gene encoding voltage-dependent calcium channel subunit alpha-2/delta-3 isoform X1 — translation MAWPTRTRTVAHWWRLCMGLLSIVVWLVPCVNLQPAENINYNLVHSWADKLGMELFHLGDFITRRKEVQESFKEAKVVSRNGASIVDSMAKEIEMMMDLKVSAVRRIMDTAENTALSHQNDLADKMFSYYNAKEMLEPGDPFPPIPTPAPDMDKDIGEPLIYVQPKVVVLEKRPEFHNTPVNFSVSSVHVPVNVFDRAPDVIKAIQWSENLDQIFRDNYKNDPTLSWQFFGSSTGFMRQFPASKWNKDVPVDLYDCRLRSWYMEAATSPKDIVILMDGSGSMLGQRLDIAKHVVNTILDTLGTNDFVNIFTFAKEVSPVVTCFEDSLIQANLDNIRELKEGIESFKPKSIANYTAALTFAFELLEETKSSSRGAQCNQAIMVIGDGAPENNKAVFELHNWRDPPYKPVRVFTYLIGKEVANWDDIRWMACENQGYYVHLSDTAEVREMVLNYIPVMARPLVLGRHDHPVIWSQVYADIEDTKLSDYLWEIKQCEEQKADVLEYWQVQDRMLEPSEMHRREYRRMKETWNQPVDSNVYQFMTTVSMPIYDRRENANITEEVLINEALWELQTRETRIANILGVAGTDVPINDIKKLLSPFMLGVNGYAFIVTNNGYILFHPDFRPIFQGYILKPSYNSVDMIEVELLDDDRPARDFNPVLLTIRDSIINQSTGSKWMLVKNHFDEMKRVNRIKRQYYWTAIKKTPFTLVISYPEQYGVSRMDIRTEQEIHRVNIKGTNIRSFFDGKRWKIHPDWLFCKHSNRTFKTPEIELLYFLERMSEPGWRWPGSRSAMPPEHAAAMFSNNSSTGRYPSINEKESYYCDRQLMQALVFDARVTGWFSNKTSWHSKDEKGTSASSPIAVLMGLLPRNEFKQRFGVTLAFLATHSGLTRWHEFHSNGLEDTRIGEAFSQNNTRAIDEIWYKRAVDQHFVREESFVYSVPFDAGESKSEILVTASHAIFHNEGGKAAPAAVVGFQFQHSALYKLFHNITGNACAMDDKDCYILDNNGYVVISTRVHETGRFFGEVNGAIMKRLLEENVYKRVIVYDYQAVCFKSKNDNNASSMLLSPFVHVLRLGKWLLHTALWYIVQLMQWAPGVSAHFADMHGDLNGTEPRPPPEHHERNGHGNGKKKNDDTWLRYLTLHRTRLKTCDMQRELYTLFNEKDNVVYNMTAHACERPFVVLPIPNSNLILLVIDQLCPRDASLILTVNPQTIDYHLPVNDSLACFKQASEFNRVRPQSCISRHANESAIKLCGKGCAVYANLGLLLLCHILSRWL, via the exons ATGGCCTGgccgacgaggacgaggacagTAGCCCACTGGTGGCGCCTCTGCATGGGCCTTCTCTCCATCGTGGTCTGGCTGGTGCCGTGCGTCAACCTGCAGCCAGCCGAGAACATCAACTACAATCT CGTTCATTCTTGGGCCGACAAACTGGGCATGGAGCTGTTTCATCTGGGCGATTTCATCACGAGGCGCAAGGAGGTGCAAGAG AGCTTCAAGGAAGCCAAAGTTGTCTCCCGAAATGGCGCCTCCATAGTGGACTCCATGGCCAAGGAAATAGAAATGATGATGGATCTCAAAGTCAGCGCCGTGCGG CGCATTATGGATACCGCCGAGAATACGGCTCTGTCGCATCAAAACGATTTGGCGGACAAGATGTTCTCCTACTACAACGCCAAGGAGATGCTGGAGCCCGGCGATCCCTTTCCACCCATTCCCACCCCGGCGCCCGACATGGACAAGGACATTGGTGAACCCCTGATCTACGTCCAGCCAAAGGTGGTGGTCCTGGAGAAACGGCCGGAGTTCCACAACACGCCCGTTAACTTCAGCGTCAGCTCGGTCCACGTGCCGGTGAATGTGTTCGATCGAG CACCGGATGTGATAAAAGCAATTCAGTGGTCGGAGAATTTGGATCAGATATTCCGTGACAATTACAAGAACGATCCGACATTGTCGTGGCAATTCTTTGGCAGTTCGACTGGCTTTATGCGTCAATTCCCTGCATCGAAGTGGAACAAGGACGTACCGGTTGATCTGTACGATTGCCGACTACGATCTTGGTACATGGAGGCGGCGACGAGTCCGAAGGATATTGTTATCCTGATGGATGGATCCGGTTCAATGTTGGGACAGAGGCTAGATATCGCAAAGCATGTTGTTAATACGATACTCGATACATTAGGTACAAATGACTTTGTGAACATCTTCACCTTTGCTAAGGAAGTGAGCCCAGTGGTCACATGTTTCGAGGATTCACTGATTCAA GCGAATCTGGACAACATACGTGAACTGAAAGAAGGGATTGAATCGTTTAAACCCAAATCGATCGCCAATTACACCGCTGCATTGACATTCGCTTTCGAGTTGTTGGAAGAGACCAAGTCGTCTTCGCGCGGGGCGCAGTGCAATCAGGCGATCATGGTCATTGGCGACGGGGCGCCGGAGAATAATAAGGCGGTCTTCGAGCTGCACAACTGGCGGGATCCGCCATACAAGCCGGTGCGTGTGTTCACCTACCTGATCGGCAAGGAGGTGGCCAATTGGGATGATATACGGTGGATGGCGTGCGAGAATCAGGGCTACTATGTCCACCTCAGCGACACCGCCGAGGTGCGCGAGATGGTCTTAAACTACATACCGGTGATGGCCAGGCCATTGGTATTGGGTAGGCACGATCATCCGGTCATTTGGTCGCAGGTCTATGCGGATATCGAG GACACCAAGCTATCCGACTACCTGTGGGAGATCAAGCAGTGCGAGGAGCAGAAGGCCGATGTCCTGGAGTACTGGCAGGTGCAGGACAGGATGCTGGAGCCCAGCGAGATGCACCGCCGCGAGTACCGGCGCATGAAGGAG ACCTGGAACCAGCCCGTGGACTCGAATGTTTACCAGTTTATGACCACCGTCTCGATGCCCATTTACGATCGACGCGAGAATGCG AATATCACCGAAGaagttttaataaatgaagCACTCTGGGAATTGCAAACACGTGAG ACAAGAATTGCGAATATCCTGGGCGTGGCAGGCACCGATGTGCCCATCAATGATATTAAAAAGTTGCTATCGCCATTTATG CTTGGCGTGAATGGCTATGCGTTTATAGTAACCAACAATGGTTATATACTATTCCATCCAGACTTTCGTCCAATT TTCCAAGGTTACATATTAAAACCATCATACAATAGCGTTGACATGATTGAAGTCGAACTATTGGATGACGATAGACCCGCCAGAGACTTTAATCCAGTGCTGTTGAcg atAAGAGATTCCATAATCAATCAATCGACAGGCAGCAAGTGGATGTTGGTCAAAAATCATTTCGATGAAATG aaaCGGGTGAATCGCATTAAGCGGCAGTATTACTGGACAGCCATCAAAAAGACACCTTTTACTTTGGTCATCTCATACCCAGAGCAGTACGGAGTAAGCCGCATGGACATAAGAACCGAACAGGAGATCCATAGAGTTAACATCAAGGGCACAAATATACGCAGCTTCTTTGATGGCAAGCGCTGGAAAATACATCCCGATTG gcTATTCTGTAAGCACAGCAACCGGACATTTAAAACGCCAGAGATTGAACTCTTGTACTTTCTCGAGCGTATGTCCGAGCCTGGCTGGCGGTGGCCGGGAAGTCGAAGCGCTATGCCCCCGGAGCACGCAGCTGCCATGTTCT CTAACAACTCATCAACTGGCCGCTATCCATCAATCAATGAAAAAGAAAGCTACTATT GTGATCGGCAGCTGATGCAAGCCTTGGTGTTCGATGCCCGAGTCACCGGGTGGTTCTCCAACAAAACCAGCTGGCACTCCAAGGACGAAAAGGG CACAAGCGCATCAAGCCCAATAGCTGTTCTAATGGGTTTGCTGCCAAG GAACGAATTCAAGCAGCGCTTCGGCGTCACTTTGGCCTTCTTGGCCACCCACAGTGGCCTCACCCGCTGGCACGAGTTCCATTCGAACGGCCTCGAGGATACTAGAATTGG GGAGGCGTTTAGTCAGAACAACACGCGAGCCATCGATGAGATTTGGTACAAACGAGCCGTGGACCAACATTTTGTACGAGAAGAGAGCTTTGTTTACTCGGTGCCTTTCGATGCGGGTG AAAGCAAATCAGAGATTCTAGTAACCGCCAGTCATGCCATTTTCCATAACGAGGGCGGCAAGGCAGCTCCAGCCGCGGTGGTTGGCTTCCAATTCCAGCACTCGGCTCTCTACAAGCTCTTCCACAACATCACCGGCAAT GCCTGTGCTATGGACGACAAAGACTGTTATATTTTGGACAACAATGGCTACGTGGTCATCTCCACCCGGGTCCATGAGACGGGACGATTCTTCGGCGAGGTCAATGGAGCCATCATGAAGCGGCTGCTGGAGGAGAATGTGTACAAGCGGGTGATTGTCTACGACTACCAGGCCGTGTGCTTCAAGTCGAAGAACGACAACAATGCATCCAGCATGTTGCTATCG CCTTTCGTCCATGTTCTGCGTCTGGGCAAATGGCTGCTGCATACGGCGCTGTGGTATATTGTGCAACTAATGCAATGGGCGCCCGGGGTGTCCGCCCATTTTGCCGATATGCACGGCGACTTGAACGGCACCGAGCCGAGACCGCCGCCAGAGCACCACGAGAGGAATGGCCATGGGAACGGGAAGAAGAAGAATGATGACACCTGGCTGCGGTATCTGACACTGCACCGCACCAGGCTAAAAACGTGCGACATGCAGCGCGAACTGTACACCCTCTTCAATGAGAAGGACAACGTTGTCTACAATATGACAGCGCACGCATGCGAGCGGCCATTTGTTGTCCTGCCCATACCGAACAGCAATCTCATCCTGCTGGTAATTGACCAGCTGTGTCCGCGGGACGCCTCCCTCATCCTCACGGTGAATCCCCAGACGATCGACTACCACCTGCCGGTCAACGATTCCTTGGCTTGCTTCAAGCAGGCCAGCGAGTTCAATCGCGTGcggccccagagctgtattaGCCGGCATGCGAAC GAGAGCGCCATCAAGCTGTGCGGCAAGGGATGCGCCGTGTACGCGAACCTGGGCCTGCTGCTACTCTGCCACATACTGAGTCGCTGGCTGTAA